In Natronococcus sp. AD-5, the genomic window TGCCCGGCGACGCCGTCGACGTGAACGTCCACCCGCGCAAACGAGAGGTGCGGTTCGACGACGACGACGCGGTGCGCCGGCAGGTCGACGCCGCCGTCGAGCGCGCGCTGCTCGAGCACGGCCTGTTGCGCTCGCGGGCGCCCCGCGGTCGGTCGGCCCCAGACGAGGCGCGACTCGAGCCCGGTAGCGTCGACGAGGCGGCGGACGACTCGGCGGTCGGGGACTCGAGCGACGCCGGGACGACGGAGCCCCGGGAGCCGGCGTCCGAATCCGAGCGCGAGCCCGGACCCGGGACGACCGCGTCCCCTTCGACCGGCTCCGAGGCGCGAACGAAACCGTCGGACGGGCCTCGGACGGGCGGAGCCGAGGGAGGCGACTCAGTCTCGCCCGATTCGAGTACTCCGAGCGACGTGGGCCGACCGGACGAGGCCGGGACGCTCTCGTCGGAACCGGCGGACGACGCTCCGGAATCGTCGCCCGAGGCGGATACCGAGCGCCAGCCGACGGGAGGCGATCTGCAATCGCCGGACGACGACAACGCGGTACCCGCCGGATCGGATCGGGCACGCGGTCGGGATGCGGACGAGCGTCACCGGGGCGCTCGAGCCGACTCGAGCCAGCACCAGCGCTTCTCCGGACCGACCGAGCAGCGAACGCTGGGCGGGGAGGCCGCGAACGGCGAGGCGTCCGACTTCGACTCGCTGCCGCCGCTGCGGGTGCTCGGCCAGTTTCGGGAGACGTACCTCGTCTGCGAGGCGCCCGACGGGCTCGTGCTCGTCGACCAGCACGCCGCCGACGAGCGCGTCAACTACGAGCGACTACGGGACGCCTTCGCCGACGACCCGGCCGCCCAGGCGCTGGCCTCGCCGGTCGAACTCGAGCTGACGGCCGCGGAGGCCGAGGCGTTCGAGAGCTACCGCGAGGCGCTCGCGCGACTGGGCTTCTACGCCGACCGGGTCGACGACCGGACGGTCGCGGTGACGACCGTCCCCGCGGTGCTCGAGGAGACCCTCGAGCCCGCCCGGTTGCGGGACGTCCTCACCTCGTTCGTCGAGGGCGACCGCGAGGCCGGCGCCGAGACGATCGACGCGCTGGCCGACGAGTTCCTCGGCGACCTAGCCTGTTACCCGTCGATCACGGGGAACACCTCGCTGACCGAGGGG contains:
- the mutL gene encoding DNA mismatch repair endonuclease MutL, producing the protein MSDDATPPDGTEIRRLDEDTVARIAAGEVVERPASAVKELVENSLDADADSVDVTIEAGGTGLIRVADDGRGMAEADLRAAVRQHTTSKIGGLEDLESGVATLGFRGEALHTIGSVSRVTIRSRPRDADGAGTELVYEGGDVASVEPTGCPAGTTVEVEDLFYNTPARRKFLKTTATEFAHVNRVVTRYALANPDVAVSLTHDGREVFSTTGQGDLQAAVLAVYGREVASAMIPIEAEADDLPIGPLESVSGLVSHPETNRSSREYLATYVNGRAVSADAVREGIMGAYGTQLGGDRYPFVVLFLDVPGDAVDVNVHPRKREVRFDDDDAVRRQVDAAVERALLEHGLLRSRAPRGRSAPDEARLEPGSVDEAADDSAVGDSSDAGTTEPREPASESEREPGPGTTASPSTGSEARTKPSDGPRTGGAEGGDSVSPDSSTPSDVGRPDEAGTLSSEPADDAPESSPEADTERQPTGGDLQSPDDDNAVPAGSDRARGRDADERHRGARADSSQHQRFSGPTEQRTLGGEAANGEASDFDSLPPLRVLGQFRETYLVCEAPDGLVLVDQHAADERVNYERLRDAFADDPAAQALASPVELELTAAEAEAFESYREALARLGFYADRVDDRTVAVTTVPAVLEETLEPARLRDVLTSFVEGDREAGAETIDALADEFLGDLACYPSITGNTSLTEGSVVDLLAALDDCENPYSCPHGRPVIVRLDETEIEDRFERDYPGHAG